One Alcaligenes ammonioxydans DNA segment encodes these proteins:
- the hemH gene encoding ferrochelatase, with protein sequence MPKLFASPYLPEAKDADMFNAQAPVRPAGPVGILLLNLGTPDQPDAASIRRYLGEFLSDPRVIEIPQPLWQIILRLFILPLRPRKLAPRYQDIWLPQGAPLLVYSQAQADGLQALLQAQGHDVKVELGMRYGNPSIASGLDKLKAAGCERILGLPLYPQYAASTTATAVDCVAGHLAKQRNQPELRFIKRYHTHPDYIGPLAAKIRRYWDEHGKPERLLLSFHGLPRRCVELGDPYYRDCRETTNALRAALDEPGVEVHMAFQSRFGAERWLEPYTEPTLREWGKQGVGRVDAVCPGFVADCLETLEEIQVECRDAFLQEGGGQFHYIPCLNDDPQWIEGLGRLAVQHLGGWLPSRLVPAR encoded by the coding sequence ATGCCCAAGTTGTTTGCCTCTCCTTATTTGCCCGAAGCAAAGGATGCTGATATGTTCAATGCCCAGGCTCCGGTCAGACCGGCCGGGCCTGTCGGTATTTTGCTGCTTAACCTGGGTACGCCCGATCAGCCTGATGCTGCGTCCATCCGCCGTTATCTGGGCGAGTTCCTGTCGGACCCCCGGGTGATCGAAATCCCTCAGCCTCTTTGGCAAATTATTCTGCGCCTGTTCATTTTGCCGCTGCGCCCGCGCAAGCTGGCCCCGCGTTATCAGGATATCTGGTTGCCGCAGGGCGCGCCGTTGCTGGTTTACAGCCAGGCGCAGGCCGATGGATTGCAGGCGCTGCTGCAGGCGCAAGGCCATGATGTCAAGGTGGAGCTGGGCATGCGTTATGGCAACCCGTCCATTGCCAGTGGGCTGGATAAGTTGAAAGCGGCCGGTTGCGAACGCATCTTGGGCCTGCCGCTGTATCCCCAATATGCCGCCAGCACCACCGCGACCGCCGTGGATTGCGTGGCCGGGCATCTGGCCAAACAGCGCAATCAGCCTGAATTGCGCTTTATCAAGCGCTACCACACCCATCCGGATTATATCGGCCCGCTGGCGGCCAAGATCCGTCGTTACTGGGATGAGCACGGCAAGCCCGAGCGCTTGTTGTTGAGCTTTCATGGCTTGCCGCGCCGTTGCGTGGAACTGGGTGACCCGTATTACCGGGATTGTCGTGAAACGACCAATGCCTTGCGTGCCGCGCTCGATGAGCCCGGCGTAGAGGTGCATATGGCGTTTCAAAGCCGCTTTGGTGCGGAGCGTTGGCTCGAGCCGTACACCGAGCCGACTTTGCGTGAATGGGGCAAGCAGGGTGTGGGGCGCGTGGATGCGGTTTGCCCCGGCTTTGTGGCCGACTGCCTGGAAACCCTGGAGGAGATCCAGGTGGAGTGTCGAGACGCCTTTCTGCAAGAAGGGGGCGGCCAGTTTCATTACATCCCTTGTCTGAATGACGATCCCCAGTGGATAGAGGGCCTGGGACGGCTGGCCGTGCAGCACTTGGGCGGCTGGCTACCCAGTCGTCTGGTGCCCGCCCGGTAG
- a CDS encoding NAD kinase: MHFKTVAIVGRYQDCGLDAPIRSLANTLVNTGCSVLIEATTAQNAGITEFPIGDYAQIGQRADLAIVMGGDGTMIGAARELAHSKVPLIGINHGRLGFITDIPLNDANEALLSVLKGEYDIEERSMLEGRVVRDGEVLYSGVALNDVVINRAGRGGMIELRVELDGVFMYRQRSDGLIISTPTGSTAYALAASGPLLHPSLKAFLLVPVAPQTLSNRPIVLPDTGTLNLTITALGRVETGGSVHFDMQTWSDCQQGDRIDVRRSQDTSRFIHPKGYSFFSTLRQKLGWNHIPLPNDEND; the protein is encoded by the coding sequence ATGCATTTCAAAACGGTTGCCATTGTTGGTAGATACCAGGACTGTGGCTTGGATGCGCCCATCCGGTCGCTGGCCAACACCCTGGTCAACACGGGCTGCTCAGTACTAATTGAGGCTACAACCGCCCAAAATGCCGGTATAACCGAATTTCCCATCGGCGATTATGCCCAGATCGGCCAGCGCGCCGATCTGGCGATCGTGATGGGCGGGGATGGCACCATGATAGGCGCTGCACGCGAATTAGCCCACAGCAAGGTCCCCCTGATCGGCATTAACCATGGCCGCCTGGGCTTTATTACCGACATTCCCTTGAATGATGCCAACGAGGCCTTGCTCAGTGTTCTGAAAGGCGAGTACGACATTGAAGAACGCTCCATGCTGGAAGGCCGCGTGGTGCGTGACGGAGAAGTGCTGTACTCGGGCGTGGCCCTGAACGATGTGGTCATCAACCGCGCCGGACGTGGCGGCATGATCGAGCTGCGTGTGGAGCTGGATGGCGTTTTCATGTACCGACAGCGATCGGACGGCCTGATCATTTCCACCCCCACCGGCTCAACCGCTTATGCCCTGGCGGCCAGTGGCCCCTTGCTGCACCCGTCGCTGAAAGCCTTTCTGCTGGTGCCGGTCGCCCCCCAAACCCTGTCGAACCGCCCCATTGTACTGCCCGATACCGGCACCCTGAATTTGACCATTACCGCCCTGGGTCGGGTGGAAACCGGCGGCAGCGTGCACTTTGATATGCAAACCTGGTCGGACTGCCAGCAGGGAGACCGGATTGATGTGCGCCGCTCCCAGGACACCAGCCGCTTTATCCACCCCAAGGGCTACAGCTTTTTTTCCACCTTGCGCCAGAAGCTGGGCTGGAATCACATCCCTTTGCCTAACGACGAAAACGACTGA